A window from Vulcanimicrobium alpinum encodes these proteins:
- a CDS encoding 3'-5' exonuclease, with translation MIAVLGLERALTLGPESGLIAFVGPPTSGKTDALARRFAALVGRDPALADGAIVTAARAGGARALAERITAATGIAVRGETLDVLALELLRAHPFETGLALDPELVSPLDAAEIFERAAAPLFSAEWSDWLGTDVDPEIAGLRTPARFADAALRLIRKLRDAGIDDEAFLAIAKRGATSFYANPPNLASPALVAATKDEHRASLAVGPGELERQRKRELDLAKILARLQRAYASELVRRGCLTPADVLAEAVRLIADRPAIARSLRGRLRVALVDDAHDLPAGALRFLRALFGDALDGVTVAGDPDAATQTFAGSRPERIFGCAKTTVTLVARTLPPQIAAVMRAVIADDPMRSIPAGDAVRVVRASDRAGEAEAIAQRVAALIAGGTPPGRIAVVHRTLRTLGIVEDALVARDIAIAPAGDPALFERADVRDALAVLWCAVDPFRHDWLLRTLQLPLLRLSDATIALLCGEPADPQPALFVLPDEPPDTDRRWDRKRDVRLATNVLRAERDADLTPAARERLASFRARRARWIAWSRSLGAAAAAQAIVADAGLLLARDGETAARARLRATMIAQLVATIGEVDARHAGAGLAGALAYCERIAAGDGGPEIDDERTDAVAVASVERILGRRFDHVFVVDVRAGAFPPYYVPDAFLFSTTYGMIPKESAGDAPAARTAKFTWYEHQAKPRLAYIKEQRRLLAAAMGRADATVTISASGRPTRGIAAPELATEIELMLQR, from the coding sequence ATGATCGCGGTGCTCGGGCTTGAGCGGGCGCTGACGCTCGGGCCGGAGAGCGGGCTGATCGCGTTCGTCGGGCCGCCGACCAGCGGCAAGACGGACGCGCTGGCGCGCCGCTTCGCCGCGCTGGTGGGCCGCGATCCGGCGCTCGCCGACGGTGCGATCGTCACCGCGGCGCGCGCCGGCGGCGCGCGCGCGCTCGCCGAACGGATCACCGCCGCCACGGGAATCGCGGTGCGCGGCGAGACGCTCGACGTCCTCGCGCTCGAACTGCTGCGCGCGCACCCGTTCGAAACGGGGCTCGCGCTCGATCCGGAACTCGTCTCGCCGCTCGATGCCGCCGAGATCTTCGAGCGCGCCGCCGCGCCCCTGTTCTCCGCCGAGTGGAGCGACTGGCTCGGGACCGACGTCGATCCGGAGATCGCCGGATTGCGCACTCCCGCCCGCTTCGCCGACGCGGCGCTGCGGCTGATCCGCAAATTGCGCGACGCAGGGATCGACGACGAGGCCTTTCTCGCGATTGCGAAACGCGGCGCGACGTCGTTTTACGCCAACCCGCCGAACCTCGCGTCGCCGGCGCTCGTCGCGGCGACGAAGGACGAGCACCGCGCCTCGCTCGCCGTCGGTCCCGGAGAACTCGAGCGGCAGCGCAAACGCGAGCTCGATCTGGCGAAGATCCTCGCGCGGCTGCAGCGCGCGTACGCGAGCGAACTCGTGCGGCGGGGCTGCCTCACCCCCGCCGACGTTCTTGCCGAAGCCGTGCGGCTGATCGCCGACCGCCCGGCGATCGCGCGGTCGCTGCGCGGGCGCTTGCGCGTCGCGCTCGTCGACGACGCGCACGACCTGCCCGCCGGCGCGCTGCGCTTTCTGCGCGCGCTCTTCGGCGACGCGCTCGACGGCGTCACCGTCGCGGGCGATCCCGACGCGGCGACGCAGACGTTCGCGGGCTCGCGGCCCGAACGGATCTTCGGGTGCGCGAAGACCACGGTGACGCTCGTGGCGCGGACGCTCCCCCCGCAGATCGCCGCGGTGATGCGCGCCGTGATCGCCGACGATCCGATGCGCAGCATTCCGGCGGGCGACGCCGTGCGCGTCGTGCGCGCGTCCGATCGCGCGGGCGAAGCGGAGGCGATCGCGCAGCGCGTCGCAGCGCTGATCGCCGGCGGGACGCCGCCGGGCCGGATCGCGGTCGTGCACCGCACGCTGCGGACGCTCGGGATCGTCGAGGACGCGCTGGTCGCGCGCGACATCGCGATCGCGCCGGCCGGCGATCCGGCGCTCTTCGAACGCGCCGACGTGCGCGACGCACTCGCCGTGCTGTGGTGCGCCGTCGATCCGTTCCGCCATGACTGGCTGCTGCGCACGCTGCAGTTGCCGCTGCTGCGCCTCTCCGACGCCACGATCGCGCTGCTGTGCGGTGAGCCGGCCGATCCGCAGCCCGCGCTGTTCGTCCTCCCCGACGAGCCCCCCGATACCGACCGGCGCTGGGATCGCAAACGCGACGTGCGGCTCGCGACCAACGTGCTGCGCGCCGAGCGCGACGCCGACCTCACCCCGGCGGCGCGCGAACGGCTCGCGTCGTTTCGCGCGCGCCGCGCGCGCTGGATCGCCTGGTCACGCAGCCTCGGCGCCGCCGCGGCCGCGCAGGCGATCGTCGCGGACGCCGGCTTGCTGCTCGCGCGCGACGGTGAGACGGCGGCCCGTGCGCGGCTGCGCGCGACGATGATCGCGCAGCTCGTCGCGACGATCGGCGAGGTCGACGCGCGCCATGCAGGTGCCGGGCTGGCCGGCGCGCTCGCGTACTGCGAGCGGATCGCTGCCGGCGACGGCGGCCCCGAGATCGACGACGAACGCACCGACGCCGTCGCCGTCGCTTCCGTGGAGCGCATCCTCGGACGGCGTTTCGATCACGTCTTCGTCGTCGACGTGCGCGCCGGCGCCTTTCCACCGTACTACGTCCCCGACGCGTTCCTCTTCAGCACGACCTACGGAATGATCCCGAAGGAGAGCGCCGGCGACGCGCCGGCCGCGCGCACCGCGAAGTTCACCTGGTACGAACACCAGGCGAAGCCGCGGCTGGCATATATCAAGGAACAGCGCCGCCTCCTGGCCGCGGCGATGGGACGCGCCGACGCGACGGTCACGATCTCGGCAAGCGGCCGTCCGACCCGCGGCATCGCGGCACCCGAGCTCGCGACCGAGATCGAGCTGATGCTCCAGCGCTGA
- a CDS encoding RecB family exonuclease, which translates to MLLVDERRLPTGDALAPAALLSRLVGRRVLGDGERRAIVRRIAATRDDTGIAPHVRASASFAQRVLDACDRGAIPAPLEPLAGHVRTLLAFADLLDVRGALRAATGAAPALGEPLLQIDAALCADDDERFAWRRLATAARATFEIVDLGPPVTPPLDFAYVAGTIALLQFAASQSDADARRMLLAPQSGVRSDDARALLAAAGERASLLDVVARGALADATRFVHGLQTVTAAYKAPDATAERTLAAAFASFGCDDAATRFALERIARDFDAARAFAEPWEAADFVAEIDAELAGATRHADPSHAELIEAQPVTDEPPAPVAMRKISFSASSLNAYAECARKWWFRYACAAVEDRGSSASFYGIAFHAALEDFHTGHVRFDGADPEALARTLDFAVVAAFDRHRTRFDAPVEFELQKRRARRTAKKYLAWLLERANRAPFEVIGCETATEVELGGQRFIGFIDRLDRDDRTGTVTVVDYKTGSIATSALEYLADIRAFREFQLPFYYWARTEAGDTVSRLALIPLKDALLDVAPVELEVVTTSRPPRANGTVGEIAAAELARARDHMIALANELAGGTLRAFPATDDPDACRYCAYANACRERPLALEERFGR; encoded by the coding sequence GTGCTCCTCGTCGACGAACGCCGGCTCCCCACCGGCGACGCGCTCGCCCCGGCCGCGCTGCTGAGCCGGCTGGTCGGGCGGCGCGTGCTCGGCGACGGCGAGCGGCGGGCGATCGTCCGCCGCATCGCGGCGACCCGCGACGACACCGGGATCGCTCCGCACGTGCGCGCCAGCGCGTCGTTCGCCCAGCGCGTCCTCGACGCGTGCGATCGCGGCGCGATCCCGGCACCGCTCGAGCCGTTGGCCGGGCACGTCCGCACCCTGCTCGCCTTCGCCGACCTGCTCGACGTCCGCGGCGCGCTGCGCGCCGCGACCGGCGCGGCCCCCGCACTCGGCGAGCCGCTGCTGCAGATCGACGCGGCGCTGTGCGCCGACGACGACGAACGCTTCGCGTGGCGGCGTTTGGCAACGGCGGCGCGCGCGACGTTCGAGATCGTCGATCTGGGACCGCCGGTGACGCCGCCGCTCGACTTCGCGTACGTCGCCGGAACGATCGCGCTGCTGCAATTCGCCGCGTCGCAGAGCGACGCCGACGCGCGCCGGATGCTGCTCGCGCCCCAGAGCGGCGTGCGATCCGACGACGCGCGCGCGCTGCTCGCGGCCGCGGGCGAACGCGCATCGCTCCTCGACGTCGTCGCCAGGGGCGCGCTCGCCGACGCGACGCGGTTCGTGCACGGCCTGCAGACGGTGACCGCGGCATACAAAGCGCCCGACGCGACGGCGGAACGCACGCTGGCGGCTGCGTTTGCGTCGTTCGGCTGCGACGACGCGGCGACGCGCTTCGCGCTCGAGCGGATCGCACGCGACTTCGACGCGGCGCGCGCGTTCGCCGAACCCTGGGAGGCGGCCGACTTCGTCGCGGAGATCGACGCCGAGCTCGCCGGCGCCACCCGTCACGCTGACCCAAGTCACGCTGAGCTTATCGAAGCGCAGCCAGTCACCGACGAACCCCCGGCCCCCGTCGCGATGCGGAAGATCTCGTTCAGCGCGTCGTCGCTCAACGCATACGCCGAGTGCGCGCGCAAGTGGTGGTTCCGCTACGCGTGCGCCGCCGTCGAGGATCGCGGATCGTCGGCGTCATTCTACGGGATTGCCTTCCACGCCGCGCTAGAAGACTTCCACACCGGGCACGTGCGCTTCGACGGCGCCGATCCCGAAGCGCTCGCGCGCACGCTCGATTTCGCGGTCGTCGCCGCGTTCGACCGGCACCGCACGCGGTTCGACGCGCCGGTCGAGTTCGAACTGCAGAAGCGGCGCGCGCGGCGCACCGCCAAGAAGTACCTCGCCTGGCTGCTCGAACGCGCGAACCGCGCGCCGTTCGAGGTGATCGGTTGCGAGACGGCGACCGAAGTCGAGCTCGGCGGCCAGCGCTTCATCGGCTTCATCGACCGACTCGACCGTGACGATCGCACCGGGACCGTCACCGTCGTCGACTACAAAACGGGCTCGATCGCGACCAGCGCGCTCGAGTATCTCGCCGACATCCGCGCGTTCCGCGAGTTCCAACTGCCGTTCTACTACTGGGCGCGCACCGAGGCCGGCGACACCGTCTCGCGGCTCGCGCTGATCCCGCTCAAAGACGCGCTGCTCGACGTCGCGCCGGTCGAACTCGAAGTGGTCACGACGTCGCGTCCGCCGCGCGCGAACGGCACCGTCGGCGAGATCGCCGCCGCCGAACTCGCACGCGCGCGCGACCACATGATCGCGCTCGCGAACGAACTCGCCGGCGGAACGCTGCGCGCCTTTCCGGCGACGGACGATCCCGACGCCTGCCGCTACTGCGCCTATGCGAACGCCTGCCGCGAACGCCCGCTCGCGCTCGAAGAGCGCTTCGGCCGGTGA
- a CDS encoding UbiX family flavin prenyltransferase gives MRRMIVGISGASGSAYAIAALRALRAVPDVETHLVLSQQARQTIALETDATAADVEALADVVHRDENLAASISSGSFHTEGMLVVPCSMKTASAIAYSFNANLLVRAADVCLKEKRRLVLMVRETPLHLGHLRTLTQLAELGAVILPPVPGMYAHPKTVDDIIGHAIGKALDQFGIDAKSFARWTGA, from the coding sequence ATGCGCAGGATGATCGTCGGGATCTCCGGCGCGAGCGGGAGCGCGTACGCGATTGCGGCGCTGCGCGCGCTGCGTGCGGTCCCCGACGTCGAGACGCACCTCGTCCTCTCGCAGCAGGCGCGCCAGACGATCGCGCTCGAGACAGATGCCACCGCCGCCGACGTCGAAGCGCTGGCCGACGTCGTTCACCGCGACGAAAACCTCGCCGCCTCGATCTCGTCGGGCTCGTTTCACACCGAGGGGATGCTGGTGGTGCCGTGCTCGATGAAAACGGCGTCGGCGATCGCCTACAGTTTCAACGCGAACCTGCTGGTGCGCGCCGCCGACGTGTGCCTGAAAGAGAAGCGCCGGCTGGTGCTGATGGTGCGCGAGACGCCGCTCCATCTCGGCCATCTGCGGACGCTCACCCAGCTCGCGGAGCTTGGAGCCGTGATCCTGCCGCCGGTTCCGGGGATGTACGCGCACCCCAAAACGGTCGACGACATCATCGGACACGCGATCGGGAAAGCGCTGGATCAGTTCGGCATCGACGCGAAATCGTTCGCCCGCTGGACCGGCGCATAG
- a CDS encoding NAD-dependent epimerase/dehydratase family protein — protein MKVLVIGGDGYCGWATSLYLSARGHEVTILDSLARRAWDREHGLDSLVPIASARRRVDEWTRVTRRAVRLETVDATDYEALCRVVAEIAPDAIVHFGQQRSAPFSMIDRDHAVRTHVNNTVGNLNVLWALREYAPDAHLVKLGTMGEYGTPNIDIEEGFLVVEHQGRSDRLPFPKQPGSFYHLTKVSDSDQLFFACRTWGLRATDLNQGIVYGTLTAETAASPALANRYDYDHIFGTVLNRFCVQAALGHPLTIYGQGGQTRGFLDIRDTVRCVEIALEHPAQAGEYRVFNQFTEMFSVAELAERVARVAAGLGLATEIVRLPNPRSEREEHYYNARNTNLRALGLDPTPLGDATIAGLIAIAAAHRERIDVRLIPPRVAWRPPHDAPERAVAS, from the coding sequence ATGAAGGTGCTCGTGATCGGCGGCGACGGCTACTGCGGCTGGGCGACGTCGCTCTATCTCTCCGCGCGGGGCCACGAGGTGACGATCCTCGACAGCCTCGCGCGGCGCGCTTGGGATCGCGAGCACGGCCTCGACTCGCTGGTGCCGATCGCCTCGGCACGCCGCCGCGTCGACGAATGGACGCGCGTGACACGTCGCGCCGTGCGCTTGGAAACGGTCGACGCGACCGACTACGAGGCGCTGTGCCGCGTCGTCGCAGAAATCGCGCCCGACGCGATCGTGCACTTCGGACAGCAGCGCAGCGCGCCGTTCTCGATGATCGACCGCGACCACGCCGTGCGCACCCATGTCAACAACACCGTCGGCAATTTGAACGTGCTGTGGGCGCTGCGCGAGTACGCGCCGGACGCGCACCTCGTGAAGCTCGGAACGATGGGCGAATACGGAACTCCCAACATCGATATCGAGGAAGGCTTCCTGGTCGTCGAGCACCAGGGCCGCAGCGACCGGCTGCCGTTTCCCAAACAACCCGGGTCGTTCTACCATCTCACGAAGGTCAGCGACAGCGATCAGCTCTTCTTCGCCTGCCGCACCTGGGGTCTGCGCGCGACCGATCTCAACCAGGGGATCGTCTACGGCACGCTGACCGCCGAGACGGCGGCGTCGCCGGCGCTGGCGAACCGCTACGACTACGACCACATCTTCGGCACCGTGCTCAACCGCTTCTGCGTGCAGGCGGCGCTAGGCCATCCGCTGACGATCTACGGGCAGGGCGGTCAGACGCGCGGCTTCCTCGATATTCGCGACACGGTGCGCTGCGTCGAGATCGCGCTCGAGCATCCGGCGCAGGCGGGCGAGTACCGCGTCTTCAATCAATTCACCGAGATGTTTTCCGTCGCGGAACTCGCCGAGCGCGTCGCGCGCGTCGCTGCCGGGCTCGGTTTGGCGACCGAGATCGTGCGTCTGCCCAACCCGCGCAGCGAGCGCGAAGAGCACTACTACAACGCGAGGAACACCAACTTGCGCGCGCTGGGCCTCGACCCGACGCCGCTCGGCGACGCAACGATCGCCGGGCTGATCGCGATCGCTGCCGCGCATCGGGAGCGCATCGACGTGCGGCTGATCCCGCCGCGCGTGGCGTGGCGCCCGCCGCACGACGCCCCAGAACGCGCCGTCGCCTCGTGA
- a CDS encoding glycosyltransferase family 4 protein, with protein MRTLLLLCDQAGPAGGAERYWETVVPALVARGIRVRILARETSRHPYGDDAVARVAWGAESEPPNDAAAAAVAAEIRRVRPDAIVTASVFDRAVLDAVHAAAVPWTVRLHDHRALCPTGDRVYPQFPAICTAAMGAACCAATLLRGCVRGPRPASFAAIAARVAVRRRIARADRILVSSGHMRATCIANGIAAERIAITPPPLPDAAFAQPPPPRADPQRLIFASRLTPRKGLRSLVAALARIAPRRRPLLVVAGSGEAEERAARADAQRSGVAVAWRGRLDAAALRSEFDDATAAAVPSLWPEPFGLVGIEAQARGRPAVAYDVGGIGDWIGDAGIAVARGDERALAGAIERIVEEPAWSAFARNARRRAESYRLDAHVARLLDLCAG; from the coding sequence ATGCGCACCTTGCTGCTGCTGTGCGACCAGGCAGGCCCCGCCGGCGGAGCAGAGCGCTACTGGGAGACGGTCGTACCGGCGCTCGTCGCGCGCGGCATCCGCGTGCGCATCCTCGCGCGCGAAACTTCAAGGCATCCGTATGGCGATGATGCGGTCGCGCGCGTTGCATGGGGCGCGGAGTCGGAGCCGCCGAACGACGCAGCCGCCGCGGCCGTCGCGGCCGAGATCCGCCGCGTGCGTCCCGACGCGATCGTCACCGCCAGCGTGTTCGATCGCGCCGTCCTCGACGCGGTGCATGCCGCCGCGGTCCCGTGGACCGTCCGCCTGCACGACCACCGTGCGCTCTGCCCGACCGGCGATCGCGTGTATCCGCAGTTCCCCGCGATCTGCACGGCGGCGATGGGCGCGGCGTGCTGCGCGGCGACGCTGCTGCGCGGCTGCGTACGCGGCCCGCGGCCCGCGTCGTTCGCAGCGATCGCCGCACGCGTCGCAGTACGGCGCCGCATCGCGCGCGCCGATCGCATACTCGTCTCGAGCGGCCACATGCGAGCGACGTGCATCGCCAACGGAATCGCGGCCGAACGCATCGCGATCACGCCGCCGCCGCTCCCCGATGCGGCGTTCGCCCAGCCGCCCCCACCGCGCGCCGATCCGCAGCGCCTGATTTTCGCGTCGCGGCTGACGCCGCGCAAAGGGCTGCGCTCGCTCGTCGCGGCGCTCGCGCGCATCGCACCGCGACGGCGCCCGCTCCTGGTCGTCGCCGGCAGCGGCGAGGCCGAAGAGCGCGCAGCGCGCGCCGACGCGCAGCGCAGCGGCGTCGCGGTTGCATGGCGCGGACGGCTCGACGCCGCGGCCCTGCGCTCGGAGTTCGACGATGCGACCGCGGCCGCGGTACCGTCGCTGTGGCCCGAACCCTTCGGTTTGGTCGGGATCGAAGCGCAGGCGCGCGGGCGGCCGGCGGTTGCGTACGACGTCGGCGGGATCGGCGACTGGATCGGCGATGCCGGGATCGCGGTCGCCCGCGGCGACGAACGCGCGCTCGCCGGCGCAATCGAACGCATCGTCGAGGAACCCGCATGGTCCGCATTTGCCCGCAACGCGCGACGGCGCGCCGAGTCGTACCGGCTCGACGCGCACGTCGCACGGCTGCTCGATCTCTGCGCCGGCTGA
- a CDS encoding NTP transferase domain-containing protein yields the protein MALDAVVLAGGPPDAVAALEPGAANKAFVRVGGVPLVARTIEGLRASSRIDRIVVVAPPSAAAHPALACASEVRGDGARIIESLRSGMAGFTENAMVVVAASDLPALDAGAVDEFVDAAVARDLDVAYACLERRYHLDRYPEFPHTWARMREGRFCGGGIVALRPAVLPRLSMVLDALGDARKSPLRLAGLFGWDMLARFAVGRLSIADAEARASRLLGARVGAVRCTHAEIALNVDRAADVALVNARFAAAAG from the coding sequence GTGGCGCTAGACGCGGTCGTGCTCGCGGGCGGTCCGCCCGACGCCGTCGCGGCGCTCGAACCCGGGGCCGCGAACAAAGCCTTCGTGCGCGTCGGGGGCGTCCCGCTCGTTGCGCGGACGATCGAAGGGCTGCGCGCGTCGTCGCGCATCGACCGCATCGTGGTGGTCGCGCCGCCGAGCGCGGCCGCGCATCCCGCGCTGGCGTGCGCGAGCGAAGTGCGCGGCGACGGGGCGCGGATCATCGAGAGCCTGCGCTCGGGGATGGCCGGCTTCACCGAGAACGCGATGGTCGTCGTGGCGGCCTCCGATCTCCCGGCGCTCGACGCGGGCGCGGTCGACGAGTTCGTCGACGCGGCGGTCGCGCGCGATCTCGACGTCGCCTACGCCTGCCTCGAGCGGCGCTATCATCTCGACCGGTATCCGGAGTTTCCGCACACCTGGGCGCGGATGCGCGAGGGACGCTTCTGCGGCGGCGGCATCGTCGCGCTGCGTCCCGCCGTCCTGCCGCGTTTGAGCATGGTGCTCGACGCGCTCGGCGACGCGCGCAAATCGCCATTGCGGCTCGCCGGACTCTTTGGATGGGACATGCTCGCGCGTTTCGCGGTCGGCCGACTGAGCATCGCCGACGCTGAAGCGCGCGCATCGCGCTTGCTCGGTGCGCGGGTCGGCGCCGTGCGCTGCACGCACGCCGAGATCGCGCTCAACGTCGACCGCGCCGCCGACGTCGCGTTGGTCAACGCACGTTTCGCCGCCGCCGCGGGCTGA
- a CDS encoding 4-(cytidine 5'-diphospho)-2-C-methyl-D-erythritol kinase has protein sequence MRFGSLALSAPAKINLTLEILQRRDDGYHALRSVMVPVALADELAFAPATRFDFTCDPPALTAGNLVVRALAQIGLADAPLAVTLRKRTPVGAGLGGGSSDAATVLRAAMQGELGPVGARDWIADARALGSDVPFFLADGPALIEGTGERVTALGAPPPWWIVLVVPPVHVATGDAYGRLAASRAAAPPPTRPRAESLSIRCGEALQRHDYPGVLATMTNDFEPIVAEIYPQVRAALDALAGAGAARPMLSGSGGSCFALFANEEQARACASAIRTPPGATIAVVPFARGGAWR, from the coding sequence GTGCGCTTCGGATCGCTCGCTCTCTCGGCACCGGCGAAGATCAATCTGACGCTGGAGATCCTGCAGCGCCGCGACGACGGCTATCACGCGCTGCGCAGCGTGATGGTCCCGGTCGCGCTTGCCGACGAACTCGCGTTCGCGCCCGCGACGCGCTTCGATTTCACCTGCGATCCGCCGGCGCTGACCGCCGGGAACCTCGTCGTGCGTGCCTTGGCGCAGATCGGCCTCGCCGATGCGCCGCTCGCCGTGACGCTGCGCAAGCGCACGCCGGTCGGCGCCGGACTCGGCGGCGGCTCGAGCGACGCTGCGACCGTTCTGCGCGCGGCGATGCAGGGCGAACTCGGGCCCGTCGGCGCGCGCGATTGGATCGCCGACGCGCGTGCCCTCGGTTCGGACGTGCCGTTCTTCCTCGCCGACGGTCCGGCGCTGATCGAAGGGACCGGCGAACGCGTGACGGCGCTGGGCGCGCCGCCGCCGTGGTGGATCGTGCTCGTCGTTCCGCCCGTGCACGTCGCCACCGGAGACGCGTACGGACGACTCGCCGCTTCGCGCGCCGCCGCGCCGCCGCCGACCCGGCCTCGCGCCGAGTCGCTGTCGATTCGCTGCGGGGAAGCGTTGCAGCGTCATGACTACCCGGGCGTACTGGCGACGATGACCAACGATTTCGAACCGATCGTGGCGGAGATCTATCCGCAGGTGCGCGCGGCGCTCGATGCGCTGGCCGGCGCCGGCGCGGCGCGTCCGATGCTCAGCGGTTCGGGCGGCTCGTGCTTCGCGCTCTTCGCGAACGAGGAGCAAGCGCGCGCGTGCGCGAGCGCGATCCGCACGCCGCCCGGCGCGACGATCGCGGTTGTGCCATTCGCACGCGGGGGCGCGTGGCGCTAG